The Burkholderia pyrrocinia genome has a segment encoding these proteins:
- a CDS encoding M35 family metallo-endopeptidase translates to MKDFDVNNGGEWFLVHSGAVTNTNPGSMVEVTINTEKICHNMTNKEFREMVLSKRDQAASLVDKRIDDLQRWSSADKARVLQWFGRTDEGTRMTLLTGLTAIAQVLKALTGYNFTRWDSARFKHIGCVPNPNKSGIAASVCSPDTATHTIAIHPDFCTMRDFSWEKDSIVSTLIHEVSHFDDTMGTRDHRYFMEECLTFGAENPNQAINNADSIAGYVIYNA, encoded by the coding sequence ATGAAAGATTTTGATGTGAATAACGGCGGAGAATGGTTCCTCGTTCACTCAGGTGCAGTCACCAATACCAATCCTGGCTCGATGGTGGAAGTAACGATCAATACCGAAAAAATATGTCACAACATGACAAACAAGGAATTCCGGGAAATGGTATTGAGTAAACGCGATCAAGCCGCTTCTCTCGTCGACAAAAGAATCGATGATTTGCAGCGCTGGTCCAGCGCTGATAAGGCACGCGTCTTACAGTGGTTCGGCAGAACTGACGAAGGCACCCGCATGACGCTATTAACAGGCCTGACTGCAATCGCCCAAGTACTGAAGGCACTCACGGGATACAATTTCACGCGATGGGATAGCGCGCGATTCAAACATATTGGATGCGTTCCAAATCCAAATAAATCGGGAATCGCAGCATCAGTGTGTTCTCCGGATACCGCAACTCATACGATCGCAATACATCCCGATTTTTGTACAATGCGGGACTTCTCGTGGGAAAAAGATTCCATAGTTTCCACTCTGATTCATGAGGTGAGTCATTTTGACGACACAATGGGAACCCGGGATCACAGATATTTCATGGAGGAGTGTTTGACGTTCGGAGCCGAAAACCCGAATCAAGCAATCAACAATGCCGACAGTATCGCAGGATACGTCATTTACAATGCTTAA
- a CDS encoding PAAR domain-containing protein, with translation MIRYFLAKGDRAGEAVIVEGLDTVTCSNPPPRVHIATLDMKTYCSACKREGYIAPQGPRWPGTGPNGKQWALSGDINVCGCNPPPIFYAERSMRMTFTAGEVATLSGRQPDAIKRSFVRSAVVHDEQFTLLDDSRRPLVNIRYRIVTDTGQIFTGTTDTAGQTHRIATDASATLKIYTMEH, from the coding sequence ATGATCCGCTACTTTCTTGCCAAAGGCGACCGCGCCGGGGAAGCGGTGATTGTCGAAGGCCTCGACACCGTGACCTGTTCCAATCCACCGCCGAGGGTTCATATCGCCACGCTCGATATGAAGACCTACTGTTCGGCCTGCAAGCGTGAAGGGTACATCGCACCGCAAGGGCCGCGCTGGCCAGGTACGGGCCCGAACGGCAAACAGTGGGCATTGAGCGGGGATATCAATGTCTGCGGATGCAACCCACCGCCGATCTTCTACGCTGAGCGCAGCATGCGGATGACTTTTACTGCGGGAGAGGTTGCGACGCTGAGTGGGCGCCAACCGGATGCAATCAAGCGGTCATTTGTTCGATCGGCTGTCGTACACGACGAGCAATTCACCTTGCTCGATGACTCCCGTCGCCCGCTCGTGAACATTCGCTACCGAATCGTTACCGACACCGGGCAAATTTTCACTGGCACCACGGACACGGCCGGGCAAACACATCGAATCGCCACCGACGCCTCGGCAACGCTGAAAATCTATACGATGGAACATTGA
- a CDS encoding PAAR domain-containing protein — MKNEREAPTHFFATVGALTERGGRVTTATSGLTLAGLEVACVGDVVTYDDGSEAAIIDGAGNNHSGGKPFALVGSRLSNGDRITETLRTSWGIHVRDGQSVAGLFDPTYVPPPAPPAYRLAVCGATTARGGALREPSGTWEVAPHLGKAATVGDLIHYPDGSTARVVSGLGLADRPDFAPLAFVGSELDNGDTITDSPERQGIASSVVFSVITRSAMPR; from the coding sequence ATGAAAAACGAACGCGAAGCACCGACCCATTTTTTTGCCACCGTTGGCGCACTTACGGAACGCGGTGGACGCGTCACCACCGCAACCAGCGGCCTGACCCTGGCTGGATTGGAAGTCGCCTGCGTGGGCGACGTAGTGACCTATGACGACGGCAGCGAGGCCGCGATTATCGACGGCGCGGGAAACAACCATAGCGGCGGCAAGCCGTTCGCGTTGGTCGGCAGCCGGTTGAGCAACGGTGACCGCATTACCGAAACGCTGCGCACGTCATGGGGCATTCATGTGCGGGATGGGCAAAGCGTTGCGGGCCTGTTCGATCCGACCTATGTGCCGCCGCCCGCGCCGCCCGCCTACAGATTGGCGGTATGTGGCGCGACAACAGCGCGAGGGGGTGCATTGCGCGAGCCGTCCGGCACATGGGAGGTCGCGCCGCACTTGGGCAAGGCTGCCACGGTGGGCGACCTGATCCACTATCCGGACGGTTCAACCGCGCGCGTTGTGAGCGGTCTTGGATTGGCCGACAGACCCGACTTCGCACCGCTCGCATTCGTTGGCAGCGAACTCGATAACGGCGACACGATCACCGATAGTCCCGAGCGACAAGGCATAGCGTCGTCCGTCGTATTTAGCGTCATCACCCGCTCGGCCATGCCCCGCTGA
- a CDS encoding class I adenylate-forming enzyme family protein — translation MNLVAALDRAARATPDKPFLVSESATITYAAARERSHRAAAVLSALGVAAGDRVAAMCFNTPAFVDLMFGAWRLGAAFVPINHKLQAPEVDYVLEHSGSTVLLFDVALAPVVERIVHPARRLVTEGELDGVPNFDTMCATRDGLAGIEPADGDIAQILYTSGTTGRPKGCVHSHRTVTLAAMQAALAIGIGRNERTLMAMPIWHSSPLNNWFGGTLVAGGTVVLLREYHPQRFLQTVERERVTLYFGAPVSYTLPLDTVDGFAAFDLSSVRAWLYGGGPIGAAQAERLAHAYRSRAFFQVYGMTETGPAGTTLYPDEQIAKAGSIGRHGGPGVDLRVVRMDGVDAQPGETGEIWLKTDSMMLGYLDDAAATRAAFAPGGWYRTGDLARIDQDGYLFIVDRLKDMIVTGGENVYSKEVEDVLGAHPDIAEAAVVGAAHPDWGETVVAHVVLRANAAPDADALRTFCGERLAAYKVPREFTFVQALPRTPTGKLQKFLLRVRGD, via the coding sequence ATGAACCTCGTCGCCGCCCTCGACCGCGCCGCCCGTGCGACGCCCGACAAGCCGTTCCTCGTCAGCGAATCCGCGACGATCACGTATGCGGCCGCGCGCGAGCGTTCGCACCGCGCGGCGGCCGTGCTGAGCGCGCTCGGCGTCGCGGCCGGCGACCGCGTCGCCGCGATGTGCTTCAACACGCCGGCCTTCGTCGACCTGATGTTCGGCGCATGGCGCCTCGGCGCGGCGTTCGTGCCGATCAACCACAAGCTGCAGGCGCCGGAAGTCGACTACGTGCTCGAACACAGCGGCAGCACCGTATTGCTGTTCGACGTGGCCCTCGCACCGGTGGTCGAACGCATCGTGCATCCGGCGCGGCGGCTCGTGACCGAAGGCGAACTCGACGGTGTGCCGAACTTCGACACGATGTGCGCGACGAGGGATGGCCTCGCCGGCATCGAGCCGGCCGACGGCGACATCGCGCAGATCCTCTACACGTCCGGCACGACCGGCCGCCCGAAGGGCTGCGTGCACAGTCATCGCACCGTGACGCTCGCCGCGATGCAGGCGGCGCTCGCGATCGGCATCGGCCGCAACGAGCGCACGCTGATGGCGATGCCGATCTGGCATTCGTCGCCGCTGAACAACTGGTTCGGCGGCACGCTGGTCGCGGGCGGCACCGTCGTGCTGCTGCGCGAATACCACCCACAGCGCTTCCTGCAGACCGTCGAGCGCGAGCGCGTGACGCTGTATTTCGGCGCGCCGGTGTCGTATACGCTGCCGCTCGACACGGTCGACGGCTTCGCGGCGTTCGACCTGTCGAGCGTGCGCGCGTGGCTGTACGGCGGCGGCCCGATCGGCGCCGCGCAGGCCGAACGGCTTGCGCACGCGTATCGCAGCCGCGCATTTTTCCAGGTGTACGGGATGACCGAAACCGGACCGGCCGGTACGACGCTGTATCCGGACGAGCAGATCGCGAAGGCCGGCTCGATCGGCCGCCACGGCGGCCCGGGTGTCGACCTGCGGGTCGTGCGGATGGACGGCGTCGACGCGCAGCCGGGCGAGACCGGCGAGATCTGGCTGAAGACCGACAGCATGATGCTCGGCTATCTCGACGACGCGGCCGCGACGCGCGCCGCGTTCGCGCCGGGCGGCTGGTATCGCACCGGCGACCTCGCGCGGATCGATCAGGATGGCTATCTGTTCATCGTCGACCGGCTGAAGGACATGATCGTCACCGGCGGCGAGAACGTCTATTCGAAGGAGGTAGAGGACGTGCTCGGCGCGCACCCGGACATCGCCGAGGCGGCCGTGGTCGGCGCCGCGCATCCGGACTGGGGCGAGACGGTCGTCGCACACGTCGTGCTGCGGGCGAACGCGGCGCCCGATGCGGATGCGCTGCGCACGTTCTGCGGCGAGCGGCTCGCGGCGTACAAGGTCCCGCGCGAATTCACGTTCGTGCAGGCGCTGCCGCGCACGCCGACCGGCAAGCTGCAGAAATTCCTGCTGCGCGTGCGCGGGGACTGA
- a CDS encoding acyl-CoA dehydrogenase family protein: MTESTHAVTNQFDELVDYNLFATDIALRDALARAGADWAVPQLDAYGARLGSADTAQLADEANQHTPELNTFDRRGRRIDRVDFHPAWHTLLGQYRHEGFVSLAFRDTRRGRWAATAAGFYLHGQIEAGTLCPATMTQAAIPVLQKEPALWNLLRDKLYSDDYDPRDVPVADKRSIWFGMGMTEKQGGSDVRANTTLATAVGAGGRGGEYLLRGHKWFFSAPMCDAHLVVARTEAGGPSCFYVPRWRPDGTKNAVEIQRLKNKVGNRSNSSSEIELNDAWGIMLGDEGRGIPTIIEMATTTRLNCVLGSAAMLRQGVVQAIAYTRQRHAFGRALAEQPLMRTVLADLALESEAALSLAMRLADAFERDDSPRERAWKRIVTPAAKFWVCKRAVELTGEVMEVFGGNGYVDDGPIARLFREAPVNSIWEGSGNVMCLDVLRAVSREPDAAAALFDELADLGAGEPRIRAALDALRAMLAAPADTLEASGRVFAQRLALVAQACLLRRDAPAAVADAFVATRLAAPDWGRIAGGFDPHALDVAALLQRAYPA; the protein is encoded by the coding sequence ATGACCGAATCGACTCACGCCGTCACGAACCAGTTCGACGAACTGGTCGACTATAACCTCTTCGCGACGGATATCGCGCTGCGCGACGCGCTCGCCCGAGCGGGCGCCGACTGGGCCGTGCCGCAGCTCGACGCGTACGGCGCGCGGCTCGGCAGCGCCGACACCGCGCAACTCGCCGACGAAGCGAACCAGCACACGCCCGAACTGAACACGTTCGACCGGCGCGGCCGGCGCATCGACCGCGTCGACTTCCACCCGGCGTGGCACACGCTGCTCGGCCAGTACCGTCACGAAGGCTTCGTGTCGCTCGCGTTCCGCGACACACGCCGCGGCCGCTGGGCCGCGACCGCGGCCGGCTTCTACCTGCACGGCCAGATCGAGGCCGGCACGCTGTGCCCGGCGACGATGACGCAGGCCGCGATTCCCGTGTTGCAGAAGGAGCCCGCGCTGTGGAACCTGCTGCGCGACAAGCTCTACAGCGACGACTACGATCCGCGCGACGTGCCGGTCGCCGACAAGCGCTCGATCTGGTTCGGCATGGGGATGACCGAGAAACAGGGCGGCTCCGACGTGCGCGCGAACACGACGCTCGCGACCGCCGTCGGCGCGGGCGGCCGCGGCGGCGAATACCTGCTGCGCGGCCACAAGTGGTTCTTCTCCGCGCCGATGTGCGACGCGCACCTCGTCGTCGCGCGCACCGAAGCCGGCGGCCCGTCGTGCTTCTACGTGCCGCGCTGGCGGCCGGACGGCACGAAGAACGCGGTCGAGATCCAGCGGCTGAAGAACAAGGTCGGCAACCGCAGCAACTCGAGCAGCGAAATCGAGCTCAACGATGCGTGGGGGATCATGCTCGGCGACGAAGGCCGCGGCATTCCGACCATCATCGAGATGGCCACCACCACGCGGCTGAACTGCGTGCTCGGCAGCGCGGCGATGCTGCGCCAGGGCGTCGTGCAGGCGATCGCGTACACGCGCCAGCGTCACGCGTTCGGCCGGGCGCTCGCCGAGCAGCCGCTGATGCGCACCGTGCTCGCCGATCTCGCGCTCGAAAGCGAGGCGGCGCTGTCGCTCGCGATGCGGCTCGCCGACGCGTTCGAGCGCGACGACTCGCCGCGCGAACGCGCATGGAAGCGGATCGTCACGCCCGCCGCGAAATTCTGGGTCTGCAAGCGCGCGGTCGAGCTGACCGGCGAGGTGATGGAAGTGTTCGGCGGCAACGGCTACGTCGACGACGGCCCGATCGCGCGCCTGTTCCGCGAGGCGCCCGTCAACTCGATCTGGGAAGGCTCCGGCAACGTGATGTGTCTCGACGTGCTGCGCGCGGTGTCGCGCGAGCCCGACGCGGCCGCCGCGCTGTTCGACGAACTGGCCGACCTCGGCGCGGGCGAACCGCGCATCCGCGCGGCGCTCGACGCGCTGCGCGCGATGCTCGCCGCTCCGGCCGACACGCTCGAAGCATCGGGCCGCGTGTTCGCGCAGCGGCTCGCGCTCGTCGCGCAGGCGTGCCTGCTGCGCCGCGATGCGCCGGCGGCCGTCGCCGACGCGTTCGTCGCGACGCGGCTCGCCGCGCCCGACTGGGGCCGTATCGCGGGCGGCTTCGATCCGCATGCGCTCGACGTCGCCGCGCTGCTGCAGCGCGCGTACCCGGCCTGA
- a CDS encoding TetR/AcrR family transcriptional regulator: MPPRHVQVPAPPGPPAAQPVPALRRRPRQSRAQASSDALQQAFVQLLLERGYAKATIREIAAVAGVSVGTFYEYFGDKQSLAALCIHRYVLAMADRLRDAAERLRGAPRAELAVALVDLQVDAIGADAALWGALFALERQVSPLAAYRRHYDAYVALWRDALAHAADPPPAARLDGLARMAHTVCYGGLSQALLTLGPALDFAALRGELRAVLLAYLAAAGA; encoded by the coding sequence ATGCCGCCGCGACATGTTCAGGTTCCGGCGCCGCCCGGCCCGCCGGCGGCGCAACCCGTGCCCGCGTTGCGCCGCCGGCCGCGCCAGTCGCGCGCGCAGGCGAGCTCCGACGCGCTGCAGCAGGCGTTCGTTCAGCTTTTGCTCGAACGCGGCTACGCGAAGGCGACGATCCGCGAGATCGCGGCCGTCGCGGGCGTGAGCGTCGGCACCTTCTACGAGTATTTCGGCGACAAGCAGAGCCTCGCGGCGCTCTGCATCCACCGCTATGTACTGGCGATGGCCGACCGGCTGCGCGACGCGGCAGAGCGGCTGCGCGGCGCGCCGCGGGCCGAACTCGCCGTGGCGCTCGTCGACCTGCAGGTCGACGCGATCGGCGCCGACGCGGCGCTGTGGGGCGCGCTTTTCGCACTGGAGCGGCAGGTGTCGCCGCTCGCCGCATACCGCCGGCATTACGACGCGTATGTCGCGCTGTGGCGCGATGCACTCGCGCACGCGGCCGATCCGCCGCCGGCCGCGCGGCTCGACGGGCTCGCGCGGATGGCGCACACGGTCTGCTACGGCGGCCTCTCGCAGGCATTGCTGACGCTCGGGCCCGCGCTCGACTTCGCCGCGTTGCGCGGCGAACTGCGGGCCGTGCTGCTCGCGTATCTGGCGGCGGCGGGCGCGTAG
- a CDS encoding pyridoxal phosphate-dependent aminotransferase translates to MRSATAPRSKLPDVGTTIFTVIGQLAAQHDALNLSQGAPNFAPDPALVEGVARAMRDGHNQYSPMAGVMALRERLAEKTEALYGARYDPATEITVIASASEGLYAAISALVHPGDEVIYFEPSFDSYAPIVRLQGATPVAIKLSPEHFRVDWDEVAAAITPRTRMIIVNTPHNPTATVFSADDLERLAQLTRDTGIVILSDEVYEHVVFDGAQHQSVARHRELAERSVIVSSFGKSFHVTGWRVGHCLAPAELMDEIRKVHQFMVFAADTPMQVAFAEILARPESYLGLSAFYQAKRDLLARELADSRFELLPSEGSFFMLARFRHFSDESDSDFVLRLIRDARVATIPLSAFYTDGTDAGVIRLSFSKDDATLVEGARRLRSL, encoded by the coding sequence ATGCGAAGCGCCACCGCGCCCCGTTCGAAACTGCCCGACGTCGGCACGACGATCTTCACGGTGATCGGCCAGCTGGCCGCGCAACACGATGCGTTGAACCTGTCGCAGGGCGCGCCGAATTTCGCGCCCGATCCGGCGCTCGTCGAAGGCGTCGCGCGCGCGATGCGCGACGGGCACAACCAGTACTCGCCGATGGCCGGCGTGATGGCGCTGCGCGAGCGGCTCGCCGAGAAGACCGAGGCGCTGTACGGCGCGCGCTACGACCCGGCGACCGAGATCACGGTGATCGCGAGCGCGAGCGAAGGGCTGTACGCGGCGATCAGCGCGCTCGTGCATCCGGGCGACGAGGTGATCTATTTCGAGCCGTCGTTCGACAGCTATGCGCCGATCGTGCGGTTGCAGGGCGCGACGCCGGTCGCGATCAAGCTGTCGCCCGAGCATTTCCGCGTGGACTGGGACGAGGTGGCTGCGGCGATCACGCCGCGCACGCGGATGATCATCGTGAACACGCCGCACAACCCGACCGCGACCGTGTTCTCCGCCGACGATCTCGAGCGGCTCGCGCAGCTCACGCGCGACACCGGCATCGTGATCCTGTCCGACGAGGTCTACGAGCACGTCGTGTTCGACGGCGCGCAGCACCAGAGCGTGGCGCGCCACCGCGAGCTGGCCGAGCGCAGCGTGATCGTGTCGTCGTTCGGCAAGTCGTTCCACGTGACCGGCTGGCGGGTCGGTCATTGCCTGGCGCCGGCCGAGCTGATGGACGAGATCCGCAAGGTGCACCAGTTCATGGTGTTCGCGGCCGACACGCCGATGCAGGTCGCGTTCGCGGAGATCCTCGCGCGGCCGGAGAGCTATCTCGGCCTGTCGGCGTTCTACCAGGCCAAGCGCGACCTGCTCGCGCGCGAGCTGGCCGATTCGCGTTTCGAGCTGTTGCCGAGCGAAGGGTCGTTCTTCATGCTCGCGCGCTTCCGGCACTTCTCGGACGAAAGCGACAGCGATTTCGTGCTGCGCCTGATCCGCGACGCGCGCGTCGCGACGATTCCGCTGTCGGCGTTCTATACCGACGGCACCGACGCCGGCGTGATCCGGCTCAGTTTTTCGAAGGACGACGCGACGCTGGTCGAAGGCGCGCGGCGGCTGCGTTCGCTGTAA
- a CDS encoding ABC transporter substrate-binding protein, with protein MKHTATLKLAFALACAIGSGTALADAQTLRFGLEAQYPPFESKAPNGDLQGFDIDVGNAVCQTAKLSCKWVETSFDGLIPALKGRKFDAINSAMNATEQRRQAIDFTTIIYRVPTQLIARSGSGLLPTPESLKGKRVGVLQASIQETFAKAHWEPAGVAVVAYQDQNQAYADLVAGRLDATLVLAPSGQRGFLSRPDGKGFSFVGQPVHDDRILGSGIAFGLRKGDDALKAKLDAAIDKLKADGTVKTLGLKYFGDIDISTK; from the coding sequence ATGAAGCACACGGCAACCCTGAAACTCGCATTCGCACTCGCGTGCGCAATCGGCTCCGGCACGGCGCTCGCCGACGCGCAGACGCTGCGCTTCGGCCTCGAGGCGCAATACCCGCCGTTCGAGTCGAAAGCGCCGAACGGCGACCTGCAGGGCTTCGACATCGACGTCGGCAATGCCGTCTGCCAGACGGCGAAGCTGTCGTGCAAATGGGTCGAGACGTCGTTCGACGGCCTGATTCCCGCGCTGAAGGGCCGCAAGTTCGACGCGATCAACTCGGCGATGAACGCGACCGAGCAGCGGCGCCAGGCGATCGACTTCACGACGATCATCTATCGCGTGCCGACCCAGCTGATCGCGCGCAGCGGCAGCGGCCTGCTGCCGACGCCCGAATCGCTGAAGGGCAAGCGCGTCGGCGTACTGCAGGCGTCGATCCAGGAAACCTTCGCGAAGGCGCACTGGGAACCGGCCGGCGTTGCGGTCGTCGCGTACCAGGACCAGAACCAGGCGTATGCGGACCTCGTGGCGGGCCGCCTCGACGCGACGCTCGTGCTCGCACCGTCCGGCCAGCGCGGCTTCCTGTCGCGCCCGGACGGCAAGGGCTTCTCGTTCGTCGGCCAGCCGGTGCACGACGACCGGATCCTCGGCAGCGGCATCGCATTCGGCCTGCGCAAGGGCGACGACGCGCTGAAGGCGAAGCTCGACGCGGCGATCGACAAGCTGAAGGCGGACGGCACGGTGAAGACGCTCGGCCTGAAGTATTTCGGCGATATCGACATCTCGACGAAGTAA